A portion of the Oxynema aestuarii AP17 genome contains these proteins:
- a CDS encoding LL-diaminopimelate aminotransferase, which yields MVRINDNYLKLKAGYLFPEIARRVNAFAEANPDAQIIKLGIGDVTEPLPEACRTAMVDAINDMGDRASFKGYGPEQGYPWLREKIAAHDFQGRGCEVDASEIFISDGSKCDTGNILDIFGKDNKIAVTDPVYPVYVDTNVMAGHTGPANDKGEYEGLVYLPISADNHFTAQIPSEKVDLIYLCFPNNPTGATATKEHLKAWVDYARTNGSIILFDAAYEAFITDSSLPHSIYEIEGARDCAIEFRSFSKNAGFTGTRCALTVVPKTLTAKAADGSEVELWKLWNRRQSTKFNGVSYIVQRGAEAVYSDRGQEQVKALVGFYLENAAIIREKLTAAGLTVYGGVNAPYVWVKTPNGLSSWDFFDKLLQNCHVVGTPGSGFGAAGEGYFRISAFNSRANVEEAMKRITATFNG from the coding sequence ATGGTACGAATTAACGACAACTACCTCAAGCTCAAAGCAGGGTACCTGTTTCCCGAAATTGCACGGCGAGTCAATGCTTTCGCCGAAGCGAATCCCGACGCTCAAATTATTAAACTCGGGATTGGCGACGTCACCGAACCGTTACCGGAAGCGTGCCGGACGGCGATGGTCGATGCTATTAATGATATGGGCGATCGCGCCTCCTTCAAAGGATACGGCCCGGAACAAGGTTATCCTTGGTTGCGCGAAAAAATTGCCGCCCACGACTTTCAAGGGCGCGGTTGCGAGGTAGACGCCAGCGAAATCTTTATTTCCGACGGGTCGAAGTGCGACACGGGTAACATCCTCGATATCTTCGGCAAAGATAACAAAATTGCCGTCACCGATCCGGTTTATCCCGTTTATGTCGATACGAACGTGATGGCGGGACACACCGGTCCGGCGAACGACAAAGGCGAATATGAAGGGTTAGTCTATTTGCCAATTTCGGCGGACAATCACTTCACTGCTCAAATTCCCAGCGAAAAAGTCGATCTCATTTACCTGTGCTTCCCCAACAACCCCACCGGGGCGACGGCGACGAAGGAACACCTCAAAGCTTGGGTGGATTATGCCAGAACAAACGGGTCGATTATCCTGTTCGATGCGGCTTACGAAGCGTTTATCACCGACAGTAGTTTACCCCATTCGATTTACGAAATTGAAGGGGCCAGAGATTGCGCGATCGAGTTTCGTTCGTTCTCGAAAAATGCCGGATTTACGGGAACCCGTTGCGCCTTGACCGTGGTTCCCAAAACCTTAACTGCGAAAGCGGCGGACGGGTCGGAAGTCGAGTTATGGAAGTTGTGGAACCGCCGCCAATCGACGAAGTTTAACGGGGTGTCCTACATCGTCCAACGCGGCGCCGAGGCGGTTTATTCCGATCGCGGACAAGAACAAGTCAAGGCATTAGTCGGATTTTACCTAGAAAATGCGGCCATTATTCGCGAAAAACTGACGGCGGCGGGATTGACGGTTTACGGTGGCGTCAACGCGCCCTATGTTTGGGTCAAAACACCAAACGGTCTGTCGAGTTGGGATTTCTTCGATAAGTTGCTGCAAAATTGCCACGTTGTCGGTACCCCCGGATCGGGTTTTGGGGCCGCAGGCGAGGGCTATTTCCGCATTTCCGCGTTTAACAGTCGCGCGAATGTCGAAGAAGCGATGAAGCGGATTACGGCAACTTTCAACGGATAG